The following DNA comes from Janthinobacterium sp. TB1-E2.
GACCCTGTCCACCTTCAATTCGTCTATCGCCGTCTCCACGTTCATCCACGGCATGCCGAATTCGCCCGCATGCGCCGTGCATTTGAAGCCGGCTGCGCGCGCGGCGCGATAGGCCTCGATGAAGAGTTCCGGCGGGCGGTCGTTTTCGCGGTAGTCGATGCCGATGCCGATGACTTCCGGCGCGCGGTAGGCCTTCATCCATTCCACCATCTGCACGGCTTCGGCGGGAGCCGCTTCACGGTCGATGCTGGGGATCAAACGGCCAATCACGCCGAAGTCGCGCTGCGCGTCGCGGATGGCGGCCACGATGGCGTCTTGCGCCGATTCATAGCGGATGCCCGACACGCGCACGGTGCCGGTCGGGTTCCAGAAGAACTCCGCATAGCGCACGCCGTGGCCATGCGCGTCTTCCAGGTATTCGTAGGCGAGGCAATACAGGTCCGTCGGCGAGACGATCAGGTGCGCGTCGAGCGCGCGCAGTACGCGCAGCACGCCGACGGGCTTGTCGCCACGCGTGTAGAAAGAGTCGATTTCCTCGGGGGTGACGACATTGCGCGTCTTGGCGGCCAGCGCGCGGAAGGTTGCCTGGCGCACCGTGCCGAACAAATGGCAATGCAGCTCCACTTTCGGCATGGCGCGTAAAAACTGTTCGATGCTCAGGGGGGAATTAGACATGAAGCTCGTTTCGTAATGGAGTGGATCAGGCAAGAATGCCGGCCAGGCGCCGCATCAGCAGTTCGATGGCGGCCGGGCCGTCGGCCAGCATCGCCACCTGCATGTTGATGGGCGCGCGGCGCGGCACGCGGAACTCGCACACCGTCATACCGCGCGTCAGTTCGCCCGTCAATTCGATGGCCACGTGGGCGCTCTGGAACTGGAACAGCTGCGGCGCTTCCAGGTACAGGGCCACCACGGGGTCGTACATGGGCATGGGCACGGAACCGTCGGCGCTGCGGATGCGCACGTACGCTTCCAGGTAGCCGGACAAAAGCTGCGCGCGCGGCGTGCCGATGGCGCGCAGCTGCTGTACTTCCCCATTCGTCACCAGCAGCTGGCGGCACAGGTTCAAGCCGAACATGCGCAGCGGGATGCCGGCCTGGAACACCTGGGCGGCCGCTTCCGGGTCCGCATAGATATTGAATTCGGCCGCCGCCGTGTGGTTGCCCTGGTCGGTGGAGCCGCCCATCAAAATGATCTCGACGATTTTTTCCGCGATGTCGGGCGCCTTGGCCAGCGCGGTTGCGATATTCGTCATCGGCGCAATCGCCACGATGGTGATCTGGCCAGGGTGGGCGCGCACGGCGGCGATCAGCGCGTCGACGGCGTGGCCGGCAGCGTCCGTAGCCGCGCCGGGCGGCAAGATCTCGCCCGTCGTCGGCATGCCGCTGTCGCCGAGGATGCGCTGCGCCGTTTCGATGACGCCGGCCAGCGGCTGGTCGCAGCCGCGGTAGATCGGCACCGTCAAGCCATCATGGGCCTTGATGCGCAAGGCGTTGTCGTAGGTGATGTCGACGGGCGCATTGCCCGCCACCACGCTCACGCCCAGCCACTCGATAGCGGGATTGCTGCCCAGGAGCAGCATCGTCAGCCAGTCGTCGAAACCGGGATCGGTATCGAGCCAGATCTTTTTCAAGGGTTTGTCCATGACGGTTTCCAGTCGGAGTTAGGCACCCAGCCACAGGGCGCTGTCGGCAGGCAGCACGAACGAGACGGCCGTGCCTTCGCGCCAGGCGGCGCCACCGGCCGCGCAAATGCCCTTGACCTGGCCCAGCGGCGTTTGCAGCAGGTATTCAACGGTGTCGCCCAGGAAGCCCCGCGCCAGCACGGTGCCCGGGTATTGGCCTGCAACGTCGTCGGCGGCGCAGACGCGCACCTTGTCCGGACGCCAGCCCAGCACCGTGGTGCCGGCGGCGACGGGAGACGTGTACGGCAGGCTGGCGCCCGCGTGGTGCAGCGCGCCGTCGCGGTAGTCGAACAGGTTTTCAAAACCCATGAAGTTGGCGACAAAACGCGTCGACGGCGTGTTGAACACGGCTTCCGGCGCGGCCAGCTGCTCGATGCGCCCGCCGTTCATGACGACGATGCGGTCGGACAGGGCCAGCGCTTCTTCCTGGTCATGCGTCACGTACAGCATGGTGATGCCCAGTTCGCGCTGGATGCGGCGCAGCTCGGCGCGCATCTGCACGCGCAGCTTGGCGTCCAGGTTCGACAACGGTTCATCGAGCAGCAGCAGGGCTGGCTCGACGACGATGGCGCGCGCCAGCGCCACGCGCTGCTGCTGGCCGCCCGACATCTGCGCCGGCAAACGGGTTTCAAAACCCGTCAGTCCCACGGCGGCGATCACGGCTTCCACTTTCGTTTTCAGCAGGGCCGGCGCGACCTTGCGCAGGCGCAGGCCAAAGGCGATGTTGTCGTACACGTTCAGGTGCGGGAACAGCGCATACGACTGGAACACCATGCCGATATTGCGTTTATTCGGCGCCAGCTTGCCGATCTCGCGGCCGTCCAGAACGATGCGGCCCGACTGCAGCGGCATCAGACCGGCAATCGCGCGCATGGTGGTGGTCTTGCCGCAGCCGCTGGGGCCCAGCAGGGAAATCAGTTCGCCCTGCTCGACGTGCAGGTCCAGGTCTTTCACGGACGTCGTGTTCTTGGCGTAGCCGAGGTTCAGCTTGTGCAGTTCCAGATAACTCATCGTGTGTTGCCTCTTACATGTATTTAGAAATGCCCAGCACCTTCTCGGTCACCATCACGAAGGCCATGGTGAACAAGACCAGCAAGGTCGACAGGGCAGCGATCGACGGATCGAAGCTGTTTTCCATATGGCCCAGCATCTCGATCGGCAAGGTGCTGATGCCGGGCCCCGTGAGGAACAGCGAGACGGGCACCTGGTTGAACGAGGTGACGAAGGCGAGGAAGAAGGCGGCGATCACGGCGTTGCGGATATTCGGCAGCACGATCATGAAAAACGCCCGCAGGCGCGACGCGCCCAGGGTGATGGCGGCATCCTCGATATCCACGCGCAGGTTCACCAGGCTGGCGTACACGACGCGCACCGAATACGGAATCAACAGCGCGATGTGGCCGATCAGCAGGCCCACGTAGACGGGCGCGTTAATCGTCAGCACCAGGTGGTGCAGCAAGCCCAGACCGACGAGGATGGCGGGAATGATCAGCGGCGACGTCAGCACCTGGCGGATGGCGCCGATGCCCGGTGGCGGCATGCGCGAAAACGCGTACGCGACGGGTATGCCCAGCAGCAGCGCGATGACGGTCGCGATCAGGCCGATTTCCAGGCTGGTCTGGAAGGCGCGGCGGAACTCGGGCGCCGACCATACTTCGATGATCCAGCGCAGCGAATACGACTCGGGCGGGAAGGCCAAGGTTTCGCCGCCGGAAAAGCCTGCCAGCACGACGATGGCGAAAGGCCCCAGCAGGAACAGGAACACCAGCCATAAAACGGCACGCGAGAATAAGCTTTCTTTCATACGGAACTCCGGCTCGAGGAAATACGTTTAAGGCCGGCGTTGACCAGCAGGGTCATGCAGACGAGGATGACGGCGATGACATTCGCCGCGCCAAAATCGCTCTCCACGCTGACCTTCTGGTACAGCAGCGTTTCCAGCATCAGCACCTTGGTGCCGCCCAGCAGGGCCGGCGTCACGTAGGCCGTCACGCAGCCCGTAAATACGAGCGTGCCGCCGACAACCAGGCCTTCCTGCGTCAGCGGCAAGGTGACCTTGCAAAACACTTGCCATGGATTGGCGCCCAGGGTGGCGGCAGCCGGTTCCACGTCGCGCGGCAGGTTTTCCAGCGCGCCCGCCAAGGACATCAGCATCAGCGGCAGCAGCAATTGCAGCAGGCCGACAAAGACGGCAAATTCGCTGAACAGCAAACGCAGCGGCTCTTCCGTGAAGCCCATGTTGACGAGTGCCGCGTTGACGGCGCCGTTACGGCCCAGCAGCACGATCCAGGCGTAGGTACGCGCAATCGGCGAGACCATCAGCGGCAAGATCATCATGCCCACCACCAGGCCGCGCCACTTCGGCGACACGCGCGCCACGGCTTGCGCGGCCGGGTAGCCGAGGATGATGGCCGCCAGGGTCACCAGCGCGGCGATGCGCAGGGTGCGCCAGAAGATGGTGCGGTTGAATTCCTGCGAGAAGAAGTCGATGAAGCGGTCCACACCCCACTGCATGCCGTCGCCGACGCGGAAGGCGTCGACCAGCAAAGCCAGCACGGGCAGCAGGAAGCAGACGACGATGAAGATCAGCGCCGGCAGGACCAGCAGCAGTCCCAGGCGCTTTTTTGGATCAGCAAACATGGTGTTCTCTCCTCGTCACCACTATTTGCTCATGGCCTTGTTCCACTGCGTCATCCAGTTGCTGCGCTGTTTGATGATGGTTTCCGGCTTGACGAATTTCAGCGAATTGATCTGGTCGGCGCCATAGGTATTGAATTGCGCGGCCGCCACGGACAGGCGCACGTCCTTGTTGACGGGCGAGTCGACCAGGTTGGTGGCCAGCTGCGTCTGCACTTCCTTGGACAGCCAGAAATCCATCAGCTGGTAGGCCAGGTCCGCATTCTTCGAACCGGCGACGATGCCCATCACGTTCATGCCGGCCGCCTGGCCTTCGGCCGGGATGCTCCATTTCAGGGGCAGGCCCGTCTTGAGCATTTGCGACCACGTAAAGCGCGCCACGGGCGCGGCCCAGATTTCATCCTGGGCGAACAGAGCCGCCAGCTGCGCGCTGTTTTTCGAGAACGTGACGACGTTGCCCTTCATGCCGACGATCTTCGCAAAGCCGGTCGCGTAGTCGTCCGTCTTGCCGCCCCAGGCCGCATCGGCCATGCGCAGCATCAGCGGGCCCTGCGTGGTGCTCACGTCGGGGAAGGCCACGCGGCCTTTCAGTTCGGGGCGCCACAAGTCCTTCCAGGACGTCAGCGGGGCGATCTTGTCGCTGCGGTACACCAGGCCCACGGAGTACAGCGTGTAGCCGACGGCGTAGTTGCCGCCGATGGGGTTTTTCGCCACGTCGTACAAGGCTTTGTAATTGCTCAGCTTGGAGTAATCCATGGGCTGGATCACGCCCTTTTGCGCCGCTTCCAGCATGCCGGAATCGGACAGCAGCACGAGGTCGATCACCGGATTCTTGGCGTGCACCACCAGCTTGGCGATACGGTCCGCGTTATTCCCCGTTTCCACCTTGATATCGCAACCGCATTTGGCCTTGAACGGCTCGTACACATACTTCATGAACAAGGGCTGGGCAATCGGGTAGGCCGAAATGACCAGCTCGCGTTTTTCCGCGTGAGCGGCGTTGGCCAGCAAGCCTAGGCTCAACGCCAACATGAGGTGCTTTTTCAAGATGCTTCCTTTCAGAGGCGGCGCTGCGGGACAGCGCCTGTAAAGATGAATCAGAGTCAGAAATAATGTCGCATGCCGGCGATCAGGACGCTTTGCGTCTTGCCGCCCGAGGCGCCGAAGCCGAACACGCGGGCGAACGTCGCATCGCCGGCCGCTTTCTGGTAGCTCCAGGTGATGGCGATATCGGTGCGCTTGGACAGGAAGTAATCGGCCTGGAAATTGACCTGATGCCATTTCGGCGTCTTGTTGATCACGTCATATTTACCGGTGGTAAAGAAATACGAGGCGCCCAGGTTCAACGCTTCCGTCAGCTTGTGGTTCACGTTCAAGTCCACGTTTTGCAAGGTCAGATTGCTTTGATCCAGGTAGTGGTAGCGCACGTTGGTGTACAGCGCGCCAAACTTGGTCTTGCCGACATTATAAAAGCCTCCCGTGCCGGCGATGGCCTGGCTGTCCACGCCGGCGCCCTTGACGGCGCTCTTGTTGAAGATCAACAAGGAGCTGCCATAGTCGTTACCGATGGCGCCATTCGGCGCATCGGGGCTGTTCGGACGGTCCATCTTGGTGTAGGCGACGGCCCAGCTGAAGGCGTCGACCTTGTAGCCGGCGCCCATGCTGTAAACGCGGTTGCGGTTCGAGTCTTCCGGGTTTTCGCTGAAGCCGTACAAGCCCGTAAACGACAGGTTGCTGATGTTCGGGCTCACATACTTGACGGCGTTTTGCACGCGCAGGTTATTGTAGCCATTGTCGTTGTCGCCGATGTGCACGCCGTTACTGGCGATGACCACGGGGCCCAGCAGATCCTTGACGGCTTCGTACTGGCGGCCAAGGGTGAGCGTACCCTTGTCGTTGCTGGACAGCCCCACATACGACTGGCGGCCGAACAGACGGCCGCTTTGCGAGGCCGTGCCCGTCATGACGTTAAAACCGTTCTCCAGCACGAAGACGGCCTTGGTGCCGTTGCCCAGGTCTTCCTGGCCGCGGAAACCGATGCGGGGATTCTGATTCGTGCCGCTCAGCGCATGCGTGCGGCTGCCCTTGCCTTCATCCGATACATAGCCGATACCGGCCGACAGCAAGCCATACACTTGCACGCTGCTTTGCGCCTGCGCCACGCCGTGCGCCGCCAGCAAGCCCCCCACCACCATCGTTCCCGTCATCCATTTGTTCATCGCCGCCACCCTAAAAAGAATAAACCCTGAGTTTTTTTGGAATTATTTTATTGATGCATCCCTTGCATGGCGTGCTGCCGCGAGTACCGGCGCCGCCTGGCAAGCGCTTCTCTGAAGATTGTTGCCTTCAAGACAAGTAAGGACCAGTCCAGAATATGGTAAATTGCAGGATAAGAAAATTTGTTTATTTTTATAAATCCATTACTTTTTCTAATAAGCAAACCCATGCATGAACTGAGCAAGAAAATTTCCTTACGACATTTGCAAGCGTTTGCCACCCTAGCCCGGGTAAACAGCTTCAGCAAGGCCGCACAGGAATTGTGCGTGACCCAGCCGGCCCTCAGCGCATCGATCAAGCTGCTGGAAAACCAACTGGGAAAAAAGTTGTTTAACCGCACAACCCACCAGCTGGAACTGACGCGCGAAGGCAAGCTGGCGCTCGACTACGCCACGCATTTATTGAATACGGCGAGCAATACCTTTGCCGATATCCAGCGCGCCATCGGCAGCGGC
Coding sequences within:
- a CDS encoding ABC transporter substrate-binding protein produces the protein MKKHLMLALSLGLLANAAHAEKRELVISAYPIAQPLFMKYVYEPFKAKCGCDIKVETGNNADRIAKLVVHAKNPVIDLVLLSDSGMLEAAQKGVIQPMDYSKLSNYKALYDVAKNPIGGNYAVGYTLYSVGLVYRSDKIAPLTSWKDLWRPELKGRVAFPDVSTTQGPLMLRMADAAWGGKTDDYATGFAKIVGMKGNVVTFSKNSAQLAALFAQDEIWAAPVARFTWSQMLKTGLPLKWSIPAEGQAAGMNVMGIVAGSKNADLAYQLMDFWLSKEVQTQLATNLVDSPVNKDVRLSVAAAQFNTYGADQINSLKFVKPETIIKQRSNWMTQWNKAMSK
- a CDS encoding ABC transporter permease; amino-acid sequence: MFADPKKRLGLLLVLPALIFIVVCFLLPVLALLVDAFRVGDGMQWGVDRFIDFFSQEFNRTIFWRTLRIAALVTLAAIILGYPAAQAVARVSPKWRGLVVGMMILPLMVSPIARTYAWIVLLGRNGAVNAALVNMGFTEEPLRLLFSEFAVFVGLLQLLLPLMLMSLAGALENLPRDVEPAAATLGANPWQVFCKVTLPLTQEGLVVGGTLVFTGCVTAYVTPALLGGTKVLMLETLLYQKVSVESDFGAANVIAVILVCMTLLVNAGLKRISSSRSSV
- a CDS encoding nucleoside hydrolase; protein product: MDKPLKKIWLDTDPGFDDWLTMLLLGSNPAIEWLGVSVVAGNAPVDITYDNALRIKAHDGLTVPIYRGCDQPLAGVIETAQRILGDSGMPTTGEILPPGAATDAAGHAVDALIAAVRAHPGQITIVAIAPMTNIATALAKAPDIAEKIVEIILMGGSTDQGNHTAAAEFNIYADPEAAAQVFQAGIPLRMFGLNLCRQLLVTNGEVQQLRAIGTPRAQLLSGYLEAYVRIRSADGSVPMPMYDPVVALYLEAPQLFQFQSAHVAIELTGELTRGMTVCEFRVPRRAPINMQVAMLADGPAAIELLMRRLAGILA
- a CDS encoding adenosine deaminase, which encodes MSNSPLSIEQFLRAMPKVELHCHLFGTVRQATFRALAAKTRNVVTPEEIDSFYTRGDKPVGVLRVLRALDAHLIVSPTDLYCLAYEYLEDAHGHGVRYAEFFWNPTGTVRVSGIRYESAQDAIVAAIRDAQRDFGVIGRLIPSIDREAAPAEAVQMVEWMKAYRAPEVIGIGIDYRENDRPPELFIEAYRAARAAGFKCTAHAGEFGMPWMNVETAIDELKVDRVDHGYTIVDNPELAQRCVERGLVFTVVPTNSYYLRTLAPERWALDHPIRAMAKLGLKLHPNTDDPTLHHVTPTGAWMMMREFGFGLDDMRGFMLNGLDAAWIDESTRRDWRAEFAREFDALRARVAE
- a CDS encoding ABC transporter ATP-binding protein → MSYLELHKLNLGYAKNTTSVKDLDLHVEQGELISLLGPSGCGKTTTMRAIAGLMPLQSGRIVLDGREIGKLAPNKRNIGMVFQSYALFPHLNVYDNIAFGLRLRKVAPALLKTKVEAVIAAVGLTGFETRLPAQMSGGQQQRVALARAIVVEPALLLLDEPLSNLDAKLRVQMRAELRRIQRELGITMLYVTHDQEEALALSDRIVVMNGGRIEQLAAPEAVFNTPSTRFVANFMGFENLFDYRDGALHHAGASLPYTSPVAAGTTVLGWRPDKVRVCAADDVAGQYPGTVLARGFLGDTVEYLLQTPLGQVKGICAAGGAAWREGTAVSFVLPADSALWLGA
- a CDS encoding porin; translation: MNKWMTGTMVVGGLLAAHGVAQAQSSVQVYGLLSAGIGYVSDEGKGSRTHALSGTNQNPRIGFRGQEDLGNGTKAVFVLENGFNVMTGTASQSGRLFGRQSYVGLSSNDKGTLTLGRQYEAVKDLLGPVVIASNGVHIGDNDNGYNNLRVQNAVKYVSPNISNLSFTGLYGFSENPEDSNRNRVYSMGAGYKVDAFSWAVAYTKMDRPNSPDAPNGAIGNDYGSSLLIFNKSAVKGAGVDSQAIAGTGGFYNVGKTKFGALYTNVRYHYLDQSNLTLQNVDLNVNHKLTEALNLGASYFFTTGKYDVINKTPKWHQVNFQADYFLSKRTDIAITWSYQKAAGDATFARVFGFGASGGKTQSVLIAGMRHYF
- a CDS encoding ABC transporter permease, coding for MKESLFSRAVLWLVFLFLLGPFAIVVLAGFSGGETLAFPPESYSLRWIIEVWSAPEFRRAFQTSLEIGLIATVIALLLGIPVAYAFSRMPPPGIGAIRQVLTSPLIIPAILVGLGLLHHLVLTINAPVYVGLLIGHIALLIPYSVRVVYASLVNLRVDIEDAAITLGASRLRAFFMIVLPNIRNAVIAAFFLAFVTSFNQVPVSLFLTGPGISTLPIEMLGHMENSFDPSIAALSTLLVLFTMAFVMVTEKVLGISKYM